A part of Desulfovibrio sp. genomic DNA contains:
- a CDS encoding DMT family transporter, translating to MGFFYSLLSSAAFGLIPLFSLPLMAQGLSPATVLFYRFFIATVVLGLFLIARGERFHTSGRNLLKLAGMSLMYTLAALLFIEAFTHLPSGVVATLQFSYPVMVMLIMIAFFHERFSWITAVAVVLAIAGVYLISNGTPAGGSSAGSATGINAFGLMLALSSAVCNAIYITSIYAARITNVTGLMLTFYVMAFGALCSLVNSLAFGSFQLLSSWKELALALLLAVITAVVSNYTLILAVQRIGSTLTSVLGVLEPVTAVIVGILVFREPFSLPLLLGIVLIAASVVLIMLGGHIRLLLARRKAAKLDIPPSN from the coding sequence ATGGGCTTTTTTTACAGTCTGCTCTCTTCGGCCGCCTTCGGGCTCATCCCCCTGTTCAGCCTGCCGCTCATGGCTCAGGGCCTTTCTCCTGCCACCGTGCTTTTTTACCGTTTTTTCATAGCTACCGTCGTACTGGGGCTTTTTCTCATAGCGCGCGGCGAGCGCTTTCACACGTCTGGGCGCAACCTGCTCAAGCTGGCGGGCATGAGCCTTATGTACACCCTGGCCGCTCTGCTCTTCATTGAGGCTTTTACGCATCTGCCCAGCGGCGTCGTGGCCACGCTGCAATTTTCCTATCCCGTCATGGTCATGCTCATCATGATCGCCTTTTTTCACGAGCGTTTTTCCTGGATCACGGCTGTGGCCGTGGTTCTTGCCATCGCCGGAGTATACCTGATCAGCAATGGAACTCCGGCAGGGGGAAGCTCTGCGGGAAGCGCCACGGGCATTAACGCCTTTGGCCTCATGCTGGCGCTGTCTTCGGCCGTGTGCAACGCCATCTACATCACAAGCATTTACGCTGCGCGCATCACCAATGTCACCGGTCTTATGCTGACCTTCTATGTCATGGCCTTTGGCGCGCTCTGCTCGCTGGTCAATTCTCTGGCTTTCGGCAGCTTTCAACTGCTGAGCAGCTGGAAGGAACTGGCGCTGGCCCTGCTGCTGGCCGTAATCACCGCCGTAGTTTCCAACTACACCCTCATTCTGGCCGTGCAGCGCATCGGCTCCACCCTTACGTCGGTGCTGGGCGTCCTGGAGCCGGTTACCGCCGTTATCGTGGGCATACTGGTTTTCAGGGAGCCTTTCAGCCTGCCGCTTTTGCTGGGCATTGTGCTCATTGCCGCCTCCGTGGTGCTTATCATGCTGGGAGGCCATATCCGGTTGCTGCTGGCGCGGCGCAAGGCGGCAAAGCTGGACATCCCCCCCTCAAACTGA